The following nucleotide sequence is from Caldicellulosiruptor saccharolyticus DSM 8903.
TGTATTGATACAGATTTAAATCAAACAGGGATTGAGCAGGCAAAAAAGGTTGCTGAACGCCTAAGGAGTGAAAAGATTGACATTATTTTCTCAAGCACATTAAAAAGAGCGTATATGACAGCAAACCAAATTAAAAGTTTTCACCCGAATATACCATTAAAACTTACAGACAAACTGAACGAAATAAACTTTGGTGAGTGGGAAGGTTTGAATTTTGAAGAACTTGAAGAAAGGTATTCTGAACAATACAAATTATGGAAAGATGCCCCTGAAAAAGCTACTTTTCCTGGCGAAGGTAGCTTATATAACGTTATGGAAAGAGTAAAGAGCTTTTTTGAAGGTATTTTGAATAAACCCTATAAAAACGTTGTCATAGTTACACATGGAGGAATAATAAAACTTTCTATTATCTACCTTTTAGAGTTACCATTGGATTTTTATAAAAAATGTTGGTTTGGCAATGCCAGCCTGAGCATTGTAGATATAAAGGAGAATAGAAGAATGCTTAGTCTTTTAAATGATATGTCTCATTTGCAAACTATTCAAAGATATCCAATGATATAATTTTTAAAAAGTGGGGTACAGAGTGTATGGACAAAAAGGAGTTTGGTAGCAGGGAGGTTTCAAGAGCAGCTATTTTGATAGCCTTGAGCCAAAGCAGACAAGAAGAAAAAAAGATTCAAGATGATTTTGGAAAAAT
It contains:
- a CDS encoding histidine phosphatase family protein gives rise to the protein MKRFYLVRHGETDWNKYNMVQGCIDTDLNQTGIEQAKKVAERLRSEKIDIIFSSTLKRAYMTANQIKSFHPNIPLKLTDKLNEINFGEWEGLNFEELEERYSEQYKLWKDAPEKATFPGEGSLYNVMERVKSFFEGILNKPYKNVVIVTHGGIIKLSIIYLLELPLDFYKKCWFGNASLSIVDIKENRRMLSLLNDMSHLQTIQRYPMI